Proteins encoded in a region of the Variovorax sp. PAMC 28711 genome:
- a CDS encoding GntR family transcriptional regulator — translation MPKTAPRAIKKPLRAPREESSVERLYFELRERSMRYDFKPGARINEQALGRELGVSRAPLREALNRLVAEGLLDFVMNKGFFRKAISVDEVFDLYQVRIALERRAVFLAVQRASDDEIAAVAGFWQTFLDESARLASGDMVLADEEFHRRLVALSHNKELSAFMEVVTRRIHVARHIDIEQSSDWNARAFDAHRELMALIARRDTAAALQTLTEHIDMSLKRAIEITREMVARFFLVETTSTGNAHPNTATARLVTTTG, via the coding sequence ATGCCCAAAACCGCGCCCCGCGCCATCAAGAAGCCGCTTCGCGCACCCCGCGAAGAGAGCAGCGTCGAGCGCCTGTATTTCGAACTGCGGGAGCGCTCGATGCGCTATGACTTCAAGCCCGGCGCCCGCATCAACGAACAGGCACTCGGGCGCGAACTCGGCGTGAGCCGCGCGCCGCTGCGCGAGGCGCTGAACCGGCTGGTTGCCGAAGGCCTGCTCGACTTCGTGATGAACAAGGGTTTCTTTCGCAAGGCGATCAGCGTCGACGAAGTGTTCGATCTCTACCAGGTGCGGATCGCGCTGGAGCGACGCGCGGTGTTCTTGGCCGTGCAGCGCGCGAGCGACGACGAGATCGCGGCCGTGGCGGGGTTCTGGCAGACGTTCCTGGACGAATCCGCGCGGCTCGCCAGCGGCGACATGGTGCTGGCCGACGAAGAGTTCCATCGCCGGCTGGTCGCGCTGTCGCACAACAAGGAACTGTCGGCGTTCATGGAAGTGGTCACGCGACGCATCCACGTGGCGCGGCACATCGACATCGAGCAATCGTCGGACTGGAACGCCCGCGCGTTCGATGCGCACCGCGAGCTGATGGCGCTCATCGCCAGGCGCGACACCGCGGCCGCACTCCAGACGCTGACCGAACACATCGACATGAGCCTGAAGCGCGCGATCGAGATCACGCGCGAGATGGTGGCGCGCTTCTTCCTCGTCGAGACCACGTCCACGGGCAACGCGCATCCGAACACCGCGACGGCGCGACTGGTAACCACCACTGGCTGA
- a CDS encoding indolepyruvate ferredoxin oxidoreductase family protein, with protein sequence MALKTVTLDDKYTLTSGRIFITGTQALVRLPMTQQQRDLREGHATAGYISGYRGSPLGTFDEQIGRAKKHLDAHHVVFVPGVNEDLAATAVWGTQQAEIGGEGKYDGVFSMWYGKGPGVDRTGDAFRHGNLAGSSKLGGVLVLMGDDHTCESSTTCHQSEFAMVDAMIPVLSPAGVQEILDYGVIGWAMSRFSGCWVGIKCVKDTVEATASIDVDIDRVEITLPQGVDFPADGVNIRQPDTPHAQEARLHRYKLGAVTAFARSNRIDRVVLGGAGAKLGVISHGKSYLDTLQALDDLNLSEEMAADLGLRLYKVGMPWPLEPEGAVEFAEGLDKILVVEEKRSLIEFQLKEQLYGRAHAPAIVGKKDEAGQVLLQSEMALDSNQIAIAIGERLLELGENAALRQRIEEIRAYRAPKGVIDILSRSFYFCSGCPHSSSTVLPEGSKGYAGIGCSWMAQAMDRSTTGYTQMGAEGMSWVGEAPFSKRPHMFQNIGDGTYFHSGLLAIRAAVAAKTNITYKILFNDAVAMTGGQKHDGPLDVPTITHQVRAEGVGRIVIVTDEPDKYPADIRWPDGVTVHHRDDIDAVQRELRELTGTTALIYDQTCAAEKRRRRKRGAFPDPAKRLVINDLVCEGCGDCGVKSNCVSVQPLETEFGRKRAIDQSSCNKDYSCVKGFCPSFVTVLGGSLRKPQPVSESTLFPVLPEPVRPSIDEKVYSVLVTGMGGTGVVTIGAILGMAAHLEGRGCGLLDMAGLAQKGGSVWSHLRFGPSPESIKTIRIAAGGADLVLGCDVIVAGNSKTLAAARRGSTRMLVNTKEFMPGEFSRNANMQFPRDGLRGNVIDAVGEDHAEFVDAGRIATALLGDSIAANMFMLGFAYQRGLIPIAAESIDAAIDLNGAAKKMNKDAFLWGRRTAVDAKAVERLLASRRATSEAGVSPSPVKTLDETIALRKTFLTGYQDAAYAQRYVDLVGKVRAVEARTFGGSTALTEAVARYHFKLLAIKDEYEVARLHVNSGFLDNVAQQFEGDYKLVFNLAPPLLSKRDAVTGELKKQEFGAWVIPVFRVLAKLRSLRGTAFDIFGYSEERRSERAVLARYETTIAQALLTLEAHADPVHHEAAVALASLPEEIRGYGHVRAKALAATRLREQDLIAALQRRVIPLKRAA encoded by the coding sequence ATGGCTCTGAAGACGGTGACGCTGGATGACAAGTACACGCTCACGAGCGGGCGCATTTTCATCACCGGCACGCAGGCGCTGGTGCGCCTGCCGATGACGCAGCAGCAGCGCGACCTGCGCGAAGGCCACGCCACCGCGGGCTACATCAGCGGGTATCGCGGTTCGCCGCTCGGCACCTTCGACGAGCAGATCGGCCGCGCGAAAAAGCACCTCGATGCGCACCACGTCGTCTTCGTGCCGGGCGTCAACGAAGACCTGGCGGCCACCGCGGTCTGGGGCACGCAGCAGGCCGAGATTGGCGGCGAGGGCAAGTACGACGGCGTGTTTTCGATGTGGTACGGCAAGGGCCCCGGCGTCGACCGCACCGGCGATGCGTTCCGGCACGGCAACCTGGCCGGATCGTCGAAGCTGGGCGGCGTGCTCGTGCTGATGGGCGACGACCACACCTGCGAATCGTCGACCACCTGCCACCAGAGCGAGTTCGCGATGGTCGACGCGATGATCCCCGTATTGAGCCCCGCCGGCGTGCAGGAAATTCTCGACTACGGCGTGATCGGCTGGGCCATGTCGCGCTTCAGCGGCTGCTGGGTCGGCATCAAGTGCGTCAAGGACACGGTCGAGGCGACCGCGTCGATCGACGTCGACATCGACCGCGTCGAGATCACGCTGCCGCAGGGCGTGGACTTTCCGGCCGACGGGGTGAACATCCGCCAGCCCGACACGCCGCATGCGCAAGAGGCGCGGCTGCACCGCTACAAGCTTGGCGCGGTCACGGCCTTTGCGCGCAGCAACCGCATCGACCGCGTGGTCCTCGGCGGCGCGGGCGCGAAGCTCGGCGTCATTTCGCACGGCAAGAGCTACCTCGACACGCTGCAGGCGCTCGACGACCTGAACCTCTCGGAAGAGATGGCGGCCGACCTGGGCCTGCGGCTCTACAAGGTCGGCATGCCGTGGCCGCTGGAGCCCGAAGGCGCAGTCGAATTTGCCGAGGGGCTCGACAAGATTCTCGTGGTCGAAGAAAAGCGCAGCCTCATCGAATTCCAGCTGAAGGAGCAGCTCTACGGCCGTGCGCACGCACCCGCGATCGTCGGCAAGAAGGACGAAGCCGGGCAGGTGCTGCTGCAGTCCGAAATGGCACTCGACTCGAACCAGATCGCGATCGCCATCGGCGAGCGGCTGCTCGAACTCGGCGAGAACGCGGCGCTGCGCCAGCGCATCGAAGAGATCCGCGCCTACCGCGCGCCGAAGGGCGTGATCGACATCCTGTCGCGCAGCTTCTACTTTTGCAGCGGCTGCCCGCACAGCTCGTCGACCGTGCTGCCCGAAGGCAGCAAGGGCTACGCCGGCATCGGCTGCAGCTGGATGGCGCAGGCCATGGACCGCTCCACCACCGGCTACACGCAGATGGGTGCAGAAGGCATGTCGTGGGTCGGCGAGGCGCCGTTCTCGAAGCGGCCGCACATGTTCCAGAACATCGGCGACGGCACCTACTTCCACTCGGGCCTGCTCGCGATCCGCGCTGCCGTGGCCGCGAAGACGAACATCACCTACAAGATCCTGTTCAACGACGCGGTCGCCATGACCGGCGGGCAGAAGCACGACGGCCCGCTCGACGTGCCGACGATCACGCACCAGGTGCGCGCCGAGGGCGTCGGCCGCATCGTCATCGTGACCGACGAGCCCGACAAGTACCCGGCCGACATCCGCTGGCCCGACGGTGTGACGGTGCATCACCGCGACGACATCGATGCGGTGCAGCGCGAGTTGCGCGAGCTCACCGGCACCACCGCGCTCATCTACGACCAGACCTGCGCCGCAGAAAAGCGCCGGCGTCGCAAGCGCGGCGCGTTCCCCGACCCGGCGAAGCGCCTGGTGATCAACGACCTCGTGTGCGAAGGCTGCGGCGATTGCGGCGTCAAGTCGAACTGCGTCTCGGTGCAGCCGCTCGAAACCGAGTTCGGCCGCAAGCGCGCCATCGACCAGTCGTCCTGCAACAAGGACTACTCCTGCGTGAAGGGCTTCTGCCCGAGTTTCGTGACGGTGCTCGGCGGGTCGCTGCGCAAGCCGCAGCCCGTCAGCGAGAGCACGCTGTTCCCGGTGCTGCCGGAACCGGTGCGCCCGTCGATCGACGAGAAGGTCTACAGCGTGCTCGTGACGGGCATGGGCGGCACGGGCGTCGTCACGATCGGCGCGATCCTCGGCATGGCCGCGCACCTCGAAGGGCGCGGCTGCGGCCTGCTCGACATGGCGGGGCTGGCACAGAAGGGCGGCTCGGTGTGGAGCCACCTGCGCTTCGGTCCGTCGCCGGAGTCGATCAAGACGATCCGCATCGCGGCCGGCGGCGCCGACCTCGTGCTGGGCTGCGACGTGATCGTGGCGGGCAACTCCAAGACGCTGGCCGCGGCGCGCCGCGGCAGCACGCGCATGCTGGTCAACACGAAAGAGTTCATGCCCGGCGAGTTCTCGCGCAACGCGAACATGCAGTTCCCGCGCGATGGCTTGCGCGGCAACGTGATCGACGCGGTCGGTGAAGACCATGCCGAATTCGTCGATGCCGGCCGCATCGCGACGGCGCTGCTGGGCGACAGCATCGCGGCCAACATGTTCATGCTCGGCTTCGCGTACCAGCGTGGCCTCATCCCGATCGCGGCGGAGTCGATCGACGCGGCCATCGACCTCAACGGTGCGGCGAAAAAAATGAACAAGGACGCCTTCCTCTGGGGCCGTCGCACGGCGGTCGACGCGAAGGCGGTCGAACGGTTGCTGGCCTCGCGCCGCGCCACCTCGGAGGCCGGCGTGTCGCCTTCGCCGGTCAAGACGCTCGACGAAACGATCGCGCTGCGCAAGACCTTCCTCACCGGCTACCAGGATGCGGCCTACGCACAGCGCTATGTCGATCTGGTCGGCAAGGTGCGCGCCGTCGAGGCCAGGACGTTCGGTGGCAGCACCGCGCTGACCGAGGCCGTGGCGCGCTATCACTTCAAGCTGCTCGCGATCAAGGACGAATACGAAGTGGCCCGCCTTCATGTGAACAGCGGCTTCCTCGACAACGTGGCGCAGCAATTCGAGGGCGACTACAAGCTGGTGTTCAACCTCGCGCCGCCGCTCCTGTCGAAGCGCGATGCGGTCACCGGCGAACTCAAGAAGCAGGAGTTTGGCGCCTGGGTCATCCCGGTGTTCCGCGTGTTGGCGAAGCTGCGCTCGTTGCGTGGCACCGCCTTCGACATCTTCGGCTACAGCGAGGAGCGGCGCAGCGAGCGCGCGGTGCTGGCGCGCTACGAGACTACGATCGCCCAGGCGCTGCTGACCCTCGAGGCGCACGCCGACCCGGTCCACCACGAAGCCGCCGTGGCGTTGGCCTCGCTGCCGGAAGAGATCCGCGGCTACGGCCATGTGCGTGCCAAGGCACTGGCCGCGACCCGCCTGCGCGAGCAGGACCTGATCGCCGCGCTGCAGCGCCGCGTGATCCCGCTGAAGCGGGCTGCCTGA
- a CDS encoding MATE family efflux transporter, whose product MSAALDPRTRMLLEAPIVPTLLKLAAPNVVVMVAQAAVGLIETYFVGKLGLDALAGMALVFPVVMLMQMTSAGAMGGGIASAIARALGAQRRDDADALVLHAVVIALGFGIAFSLALLLGGRWLYALMGGTGAALEAALVYSNWVFVGAILVWMFNSLAAVIRGTGNMAVPANVTVVGVLFLIPVSPLLIFGWGPIPGMGIAGGAVALLLYYLFGTLALIVYLRSSRSLLKPKFAGVKLRWPLFRDILRIGLVGSIATLSTNLSIGIATALSGHFGSGAIAGYGTASRLEYLLVPLVFGLGAPLVAMVGTCMGAGQRERAMRAAWAGAAMAFTLTELIGLVAAFFPRPWLSLFGSDPAMLDTGTQYLQAVGPFYGFFGVGLVLYFASQGAGRLLWPVVGNLTRLLVAGLGGWLALRWGGQLHHVFAIQGLAMVFYGVVIASAIAGGAWFGRVGWPRTTAGLLRRLPAGAPT is encoded by the coding sequence ATGAGCGCCGCGCTCGACCCCCGCACACGGATGCTGCTCGAAGCGCCGATCGTGCCGACACTGCTGAAGCTGGCCGCGCCCAACGTGGTCGTGATGGTGGCGCAGGCAGCGGTCGGCCTCATCGAAACCTATTTCGTCGGCAAGCTGGGGCTCGATGCGCTCGCCGGCATGGCGCTCGTGTTTCCGGTCGTGATGCTGATGCAGATGACGTCGGCCGGGGCCATGGGCGGCGGCATCGCCTCGGCCATCGCGCGTGCGCTCGGCGCGCAGCGGCGCGACGATGCCGATGCGCTGGTGCTGCATGCGGTCGTGATCGCGCTGGGCTTCGGCATCGCGTTCTCGCTGGCGCTGCTGCTCGGCGGGCGCTGGCTCTATGCGCTGATGGGCGGCACCGGCGCGGCGCTCGAGGCGGCGCTGGTCTATTCCAACTGGGTCTTCGTCGGCGCCATCCTGGTGTGGATGTTCAACTCGCTGGCCGCCGTGATCCGCGGCACCGGCAACATGGCCGTCCCGGCGAACGTCACAGTGGTCGGGGTGCTCTTTCTCATTCCGGTGTCGCCGCTGCTGATCTTCGGCTGGGGTCCGATTCCCGGCATGGGCATCGCGGGCGGCGCCGTCGCGCTGCTGCTGTACTACCTCTTCGGCACGCTCGCGCTGATCGTGTACCTGCGATCGAGCCGCAGCCTGCTCAAGCCGAAGTTCGCCGGCGTGAAGCTGCGCTGGCCGCTGTTCCGCGACATCCTGCGCATCGGGTTGGTCGGTTCGATCGCGACCTTGTCGACCAACCTGTCGATCGGCATCGCGACCGCGCTGTCGGGCCACTTCGGGTCGGGTGCGATCGCCGGCTACGGCACGGCGTCGCGGCTCGAATACCTGCTGGTGCCGCTGGTCTTCGGGCTCGGCGCGCCGCTCGTTGCGATGGTCGGCACCTGCATGGGCGCAGGCCAGCGCGAGCGGGCCATGCGCGCGGCGTGGGCCGGCGCGGCGATGGCCTTCACGCTCACGGAATTGATCGGGCTTGTCGCGGCGTTCTTTCCGCGACCCTGGCTCAGCCTGTTCGGCAGCGATCCGGCCATGCTCGATACCGGCACGCAATACCTCCAGGCGGTCGGGCCCTTTTACGGTTTCTTCGGCGTCGGGCTGGTGCTCTATTTCGCTTCGCAAGGCGCGGGGCGCTTGCTGTGGCCGGTGGTCGGCAACCTGACGCGCCTGCTTGTCGCCGGTCTCGGCGGCTGGCTGGCGCTGCGTTGGGGCGGCCAGCTTCATCACGTGTTCGCCATCCAGGGGCTGGCGATGGTTTTCTATGGCGTCGTCATCGCTTCGGCGATTGCCGGCGGCGCCTGGTTCGGCCGTGTCGGCTGGCCCCGAACGACGGCCGGCCTGTTGCGACGGCTGCCGGCTGGCGCGCCGACATGA
- a CDS encoding MarR family winged helix-turn-helix transcriptional regulator: MKTAIKPQGCTNLRLRRLGRLVSRHYDAHVSVSGLKTTQYSLLSHVLHLGPLRPVDLARAMNIEASTLTRNLKPMVGGGWLTQTEGPDARSRLISITEEGRAKRAQAQAHWREAQEGLNELLGVERVLALHALLDESLEILQQAGLADDRRADHE, encoded by the coding sequence ATGAAAACCGCCATCAAGCCGCAAGGCTGTACCAACCTGAGGCTGCGCCGGCTGGGTCGGCTTGTCTCGCGCCACTACGACGCGCACGTGTCGGTCAGCGGGCTGAAGACGACGCAGTACTCGCTGCTCTCGCATGTGCTGCACCTCGGGCCTTTGCGTCCGGTCGATCTGGCGCGCGCGATGAACATCGAGGCCTCCACGCTCACCCGCAATCTCAAGCCGATGGTGGGGGGCGGCTGGCTCACGCAGACCGAAGGCCCGGACGCGCGCAGTCGCCTCATTTCGATCACCGAGGAAGGGCGCGCCAAGCGGGCGCAAGCGCAGGCGCACTGGCGTGAAGCGCAAGAAGGCCTGAACGAACTGCTCGGTGTGGAGCGCGTGCTGGCGCTTCATGCGCTGCTCGACGAGAGCCTCGAGATCCTGCAACAGGCCGGTTTGGCCGACGACCGGCGAGCCGACCATGAGTGA
- a CDS encoding ABC transporter permease, translating to MIARAAGLPAAGPLWRGASLLIALGVLAPVLTLAWLAFGSGLGHWSHLLGTVLPQAALNTALLLSGVGALVLLIGVGCAWAVTAWDFPGRATLHWALLLPLAMPTYIVAFAYLDLLHPIGPVQGAIRWLLGFDSPRQFRLPDLRSLPGAIFVLGFVLYPYVYLTSRAMFTTQPAHLMEAARTLGETRLGAFLRVALPLARPAIAVGLSLALLETLNDIGASEFLGVNTLTVAVYTTWITRSDLAGAAQIACAMLLLVVALVWMERHGRRNQRFGSAQRMRAMQPRRLHGAAACTATVLTAAPVVIGFVAPALYLVWESAKRLLQGGGVSPGLVASLVNTLGLAAGVTLVAVAAGLVVAWATRSAGARRNPAQWQARAATLGYAVPGTVLAIGLLTPALAFDAGFAAFFGLPGLPLMGAGIVLVIACAIRFLAMPVGGIESGLARIPPTIEQAARLLGETASGTLRRVHLPLLRPALAAGALLVFVDAMKELPATLLLRPANFDTLATWLYAEASRGTYEEGAIAALAIVLAGLLPVVLLARHQLGTPLDTRIA from the coding sequence GTGATCGCGCGGGCCGCGGGCCTGCCAGCGGCCGGGCCGCTCTGGCGCGGCGCCTCGTTGCTGATCGCGCTCGGCGTGCTCGCGCCGGTGCTCACGCTGGCGTGGCTGGCGTTCGGTTCGGGCCTCGGGCACTGGTCGCACCTGCTGGGCACCGTGCTGCCGCAGGCAGCGCTCAACACGGCCTTGTTGCTCTCGGGCGTCGGCGCGCTGGTGCTGCTGATCGGCGTGGGTTGCGCGTGGGCGGTCACGGCGTGGGACTTTCCGGGCCGCGCGACGCTGCACTGGGCGCTGCTGCTGCCGCTCGCCATGCCGACCTACATCGTCGCCTTCGCTTACCTCGACCTGCTGCACCCGATCGGGCCGGTGCAAGGCGCCATCCGGTGGCTGCTGGGCTTCGACAGCCCACGGCAATTCCGCTTGCCCGACCTGCGCTCGTTGCCGGGCGCGATCTTCGTGCTCGGCTTCGTGCTGTACCCGTACGTCTACCTCACCAGCCGCGCGATGTTCACGACGCAGCCGGCCCACCTCATGGAAGCCGCACGCACGCTCGGTGAGACCCGGCTCGGCGCGTTCCTGCGGGTCGCGTTGCCACTGGCGAGGCCAGCGATCGCAGTCGGGCTGAGCCTGGCGCTGCTCGAAACGCTGAACGACATCGGCGCGTCGGAATTCCTCGGGGTGAACACGCTCACCGTCGCGGTCTACACCACCTGGATCACGCGCTCCGACCTGGCCGGCGCGGCGCAGATCGCGTGCGCGATGTTGCTGCTGGTGGTGGCGCTGGTCTGGATGGAACGCCACGGTCGCCGGAACCAGCGCTTCGGTTCCGCGCAACGCATGCGCGCGATGCAGCCGCGCCGGCTGCACGGCGCCGCCGCCTGCACGGCGACGGTGTTGACGGCCGCGCCGGTCGTGATCGGCTTCGTTGCGCCCGCGCTTTACCTGGTCTGGGAAAGCGCCAAGCGGCTGCTTCAGGGCGGTGGCGTGTCGCCGGGTCTCGTCGCCAGCCTGGTCAACACGCTCGGGCTGGCCGCCGGCGTCACGCTGGTGGCCGTGGCGGCCGGCCTCGTCGTGGCATGGGCGACGCGCAGTGCCGGCGCGAGACGCAATCCTGCGCAATGGCAGGCCCGTGCCGCCACGCTGGGCTACGCCGTGCCCGGCACCGTGCTGGCGATCGGCCTGCTCACACCGGCCCTCGCCTTCGATGCCGGCTTCGCGGCGTTCTTCGGGTTGCCCGGCCTGCCGCTCATGGGCGCCGGGATCGTGCTGGTGATCGCGTGTGCTATCCGTTTTCTCGCGATGCCGGTGGGCGGCATCGAATCCGGGCTGGCGCGCATCCCGCCCACCATCGAGCAAGCCGCGCGCCTGCTCGGCGAAACCGCCAGCGGCACGCTGCGCCGCGTGCATCTGCCGCTGCTGCGCCCGGCACTGGCGGCCGGCGCACTGCTGGTGTTCGTCGATGCCATGAAGGAACTGCCCGCCACGCTGCTGCTGCGGCCGGCCAACTTCGACACCCTCGCCACCTGGCTCTATGCCGAAGCGTCGCGCGGCACCTACGAAGAAGGCGCGATCGCGGCACTGGCCATCGTGCTGGCCGGTCTGTTGCCCGTGGTGCTGCTCGCACGCCATCAACTCGGCACCCCACTCGACACTCGCATCGCATGA
- a CDS encoding Fe(3+) ABC transporter substrate-binding protein → MTRRPTTLLCVAAAAWLAAALPAHAAEELTLYTTREAALIQPLISAFTAQTKIDVKTVFIKDGLLERVKAEGARSPADLLMTVDIGNLIDLVDGGVTQPVKSAALESAIPANLRGADGQWFALSLRARVLYADKSLPLTSFRYEDLADPKWKGKVCIRAGQHPYNTALVASMIAHDGEAKTEQWLRGVKANLARKATGGDRDVARDILGGICDVGLANSYYVGQMKASKEGTDARKWGDAIKVIRPTFANAKTGGTGAGTHVNISGAAVAKNAPNRANAVKLVEFLVSAPAQVLYAQANYEYPVRKGVALDPILAATIGELKVDPLPLTEIAKHRKQASVLVDKVGFDQ, encoded by the coding sequence GTGACCCGACGCCCCACCACCCTGCTTTGCGTGGCTGCCGCCGCATGGCTCGCCGCAGCGCTCCCCGCGCATGCCGCCGAAGAACTCACGCTCTACACCACCCGTGAAGCCGCGCTGATCCAGCCGCTGATTTCGGCCTTCACCGCGCAGACGAAGATCGACGTCAAGACCGTGTTCATCAAGGACGGGCTGCTCGAGCGCGTCAAGGCCGAAGGCGCGCGCTCGCCGGCCGACCTGCTGATGACGGTCGACATCGGCAACCTGATCGACCTGGTCGATGGCGGCGTGACCCAGCCGGTGAAATCCGCCGCGCTCGAATCCGCGATCCCGGCCAACCTGCGCGGCGCCGACGGCCAGTGGTTCGCGCTCTCGCTGCGCGCCCGCGTGCTCTATGCCGACAAGAGCCTGCCGCTCACCAGCTTCCGATACGAAGACCTGGCCGATCCGAAGTGGAAGGGCAAGGTCTGCATCCGTGCCGGCCAGCACCCCTACAACACGGCCCTCGTGGCCTCGATGATCGCGCACGACGGCGAAGCCAAGACCGAACAATGGCTGCGCGGCGTGAAGGCCAACCTGGCGCGCAAGGCGACCGGCGGCGACCGCGACGTGGCGCGCGACATCCTCGGCGGCATCTGCGATGTCGGCCTCGCCAATTCCTACTACGTGGGCCAGATGAAGGCCTCGAAGGAAGGCACCGACGCGCGCAAGTGGGGCGACGCCATCAAAGTGATACGCCCGACCTTCGCCAATGCCAAAACCGGCGGTACGGGTGCCGGCACGCACGTGAACATCAGCGGCGCCGCCGTCGCGAAGAACGCGCCGAACCGCGCCAACGCGGTGAAGCTCGTCGAGTTCCTCGTGTCGGCCCCGGCGCAGGTGCTGTACGCGCAAGCCAACTACGAATACCCGGTGCGCAAGGGCGTGGCGCTCGATCCGATCCTGGCCGCGACCATCGGCGAGCTCAAGGTCGACCCGCTGCCGCTGACCGAGATCGCGAAGCACCGCAAGCAGGCCAGCGTGCTGGTCGACAAGGTCGGCTTCGACCAGTGA
- a CDS encoding MFS transporter: MSEPLKTATAPAYRALWIVLLGAAGAFALTMGVRQTMGLFLSSLNTSTALGIGSISLAFAFGQLWWGLTQPFAGAVADRVGTGRVVFIGVVLVAIGTLITPLMTTTAGLIFAIGVLAAGGAGMAGPSVLMGATTRLVPPEKRGLATGIVNAGGSFGQFAMAPIAIGLTATLGWAASMQWLGVLVLLALPAAWLLRGNSNAIAAQAAAASGKKALTAREAIGQALSTPSYRYLSLGFLVCGFHVAFLATHLPGVVAACGLPPEVGGWALAMIGLFNIVGSLAMGWAVGRWRMKSLLSLLYATRGLAVLVFLFAPKTAGVMLVFAAVMGVTFLSTVPPTAGLVAKMFGPSNMAMLFGIVMLAHQVGGFLGAFLGGYIFQATGSYDWVWYIDIVLAVGAALINLPIREALLPPRRAPKVAA, translated from the coding sequence ATGAGTGAACCTCTGAAGACGGCGACCGCACCGGCCTATCGCGCGCTCTGGATCGTGCTGCTCGGCGCCGCCGGCGCCTTCGCACTGACGATGGGCGTGCGGCAGACGATGGGGCTCTTCCTCTCGTCGCTCAACACCTCGACCGCGCTCGGCATCGGCAGCATCAGCCTGGCCTTCGCGTTCGGCCAGCTGTGGTGGGGCCTGACCCAGCCGTTCGCCGGGGCAGTGGCCGACCGCGTCGGCACCGGTCGCGTGGTCTTCATTGGCGTCGTGCTGGTCGCCATCGGCACGCTGATCACGCCGCTCATGACGACGACCGCCGGCCTGATCTTCGCGATCGGCGTGCTCGCCGCGGGCGGCGCCGGCATGGCCGGGCCGTCGGTGCTGATGGGCGCGACGACGCGGCTCGTGCCGCCTGAGAAGCGCGGCCTGGCCACCGGGATCGTGAATGCCGGCGGCTCGTTCGGGCAGTTCGCGATGGCACCGATCGCCATCGGCCTCACGGCGACGCTCGGCTGGGCCGCGTCGATGCAATGGCTGGGCGTGCTGGTGTTGCTGGCGCTGCCGGCGGCCTGGCTGCTGCGTGGCAACTCGAACGCGATCGCGGCGCAGGCTGCAGCAGCGTCGGGCAAGAAGGCATTGACGGCGCGGGAAGCGATCGGGCAAGCGCTTTCAACACCGAGCTACCGCTATCTGAGCCTGGGCTTTCTCGTTTGCGGTTTTCACGTCGCGTTTCTCGCGACGCACTTGCCGGGCGTGGTGGCGGCCTGCGGCTTGCCGCCGGAGGTGGGCGGCTGGGCGCTCGCGATGATCGGCCTGTTCAACATCGTCGGCAGCCTCGCGATGGGTTGGGCGGTCGGCCGTTGGCGGATGAAGTCGCTGCTGTCGCTGCTCTACGCGACACGCGGTCTTGCGGTGCTGGTCTTCCTGTTCGCACCCAAGACGGCCGGCGTGATGCTGGTGTTCGCCGCGGTGATGGGCGTGACCTTCCTGTCGACCGTGCCGCCGACCGCAGGCCTCGTCGCCAAGATGTTCGGCCCGAGCAACATGGCGATGCTGTTCGGCATCGTGATGCTGGCGCACCAGGTCGGCGGCTTTCTCGGCGCGTTCCTCGGCGGCTACATCTTCCAGGCGACCGGCAGCTACGACTGGGTCTGGTACATCGACATCGTGCTGGCCGTGGGCGCAGCGCTGATCAACCTGCCGATTCGCGAGGCGCTGCTGCCACCGCGTCGCGCACCGAAGGTGGCCGCATGA
- a CDS encoding PaaI family thioesterase: MTQSNQLDAWLAAESEVIARLEAGPGPGLARPEQVAGKTGLEVMQMMLAGEIPYAAIAKTLDFTIVEVGPGVAIFQGTPLPRHLNPLGTIHGGWAATMLDSALGCSVHTMMPAGRGYTTAELSVNYVRGLTPKIQRVRAEGKVIHCGRQLATAEARLVGADGTLYAHATTTCLVFELPQR; the protein is encoded by the coding sequence ATGACCCAAAGCAATCAGCTCGACGCCTGGCTCGCCGCGGAAAGCGAAGTGATCGCGCGGCTGGAAGCCGGCCCGGGTCCGGGCCTGGCACGCCCCGAACAGGTCGCAGGCAAGACCGGCCTCGAAGTCATGCAGATGATGCTGGCTGGCGAGATTCCGTATGCGGCCATCGCCAAGACGCTGGACTTCACGATCGTCGAAGTCGGCCCCGGCGTGGCGATTTTCCAGGGCACCCCGCTGCCCCGCCACCTGAACCCGCTCGGCACCATCCACGGCGGCTGGGCCGCGACGATGCTCGACTCCGCATTGGGCTGCTCGGTGCACACGATGATGCCGGCGGGCCGCGGCTACACGACGGCCGAACTCAGCGTGAACTACGTGCGCGGCCTCACGCCGAAAATTCAACGGGTGCGGGCCGAAGGCAAGGTGATCCATTGCGGTCGCCAGCTCGCCACCGCCGAAGCGCGGCTCGTCGGCGCCGACGGCACGCTCTACGCGCACGCCACCACCACCTGCCTGGTGTTCGAACTGCCGCAACGCTGA